Below is a genomic region from Desulfobacter sp..
CGCCCTGTTATCCGTTGCAGGATGTTTTTTTCTGGTCTCTTCGGGCAATGGGATGATAATAGATGCCAAAGGCATGGGCCTGGCCTTGGCCGCAGGCACAGGCTATGCCGTATATGTGGTGGCAGGCCGCGGGCTGGCAGGACAGATGCCCCCGGCAAAAACCGTGGGCATGATTTTAAGCTGGGGCGCTTTGATGATGATCCCCTTTCTGGGATTTACCGATCTCAAAGAATTGGCAAATCCCCGGGTCATGCTGACCCTATGCTACATGGGCGTCTTTCCCACGGCCTTAAGCTATTTTCTTCTGGCCCGGGGGCTTGGGGCGGTTCCGATTGCCTCTGCCGCTGTCCTGCTTTTGGTAGAACCCCTGGTGGGTGCCCTTTTGGGCATATGGATATTGGGAGAACCGCTCACCCTCAACTCCGGTATTGGCATGGTACTTATTTTTTCAGGCATGGCGGTGATTGTCATGAAACAAATTCCTTCCAGCATCTCCCTTGTACCGACAATCCTGCAAAACAAAAAATAAGCGAATCCCCTTTTAGTCTCGGTCTGAAGGATTTTCCAGACGGACCAGGTTAAAATCTGCGAGAATGGCATAGAGACTTGGCACCACCACCAGCACCAAAATCGTGGAAACCATAAGGCCGAACACGATGGAACAGGCCAGAGGAATTAAAATCTGCGCCTGGAGCGACCGTTCCGCCAGCAGGGGCAAAAGACCTGCAATGGTGGTAAGCGAGGTGAGAAGTACGGCACGAAAGCGATCCCGGGCCGCCTGCTTACCGGCCGCGACCACACTCTGGCCGTCGGCGGCGTGCTGCTTCACAAAGGTCACCAAAAGAATGGAA
It encodes:
- a CDS encoding EamA family transporter, which codes for MKTNSIFKGYIFILTAAVLFGTTGTAQMLGAKSISPWVIGAFRLIIGGPLLLAFASGRKQAVPGHNSFLVLVASIGVVLFQFTFFAAVARTGVATATLVSIGSSPIIAGILGALFFKEPLGKPWTMAALLSVAGCFFLVSSGNGMIIDAKGMGLALAAGTGYAVYVVAGRGLAGQMPPAKTVGMILSWGALMMIPFLGFTDLKELANPRVMLTLCYMGVFPTALSYFLLARGLGAVPIASAAVLLLVEPLVGALLGIWILGEPLTLNSGIGMVLIFSGMAVIVMKQIPSSISLVPTILQNKK